A window of Esox lucius isolate fEsoLuc1 chromosome 18, fEsoLuc1.pri, whole genome shotgun sequence contains these coding sequences:
- the dyrk2 gene encoding dual specificity tyrosine-phosphorylation-regulated kinase 2 isoform X2: MPYFQGKGGEICQLQSSPGIGVGGLRAGAAIDPPSPVTLPPLRNFNSLTVGGNKHTMNDHTHVGSHPQIHVQQLFEENCNKRTVLTAQSNGLTPGGRPGLPLPERQQPDTTATAQCRQGSSASLKSTDSKPKPAPMTPEQAMKQFMAKLTAFEHHEIFSYPEIYFTGPNAKKRPGVIGGSNNGGYDDDQGSYIHVPHDHISYRYEVLKVIGKGSFGQVVKAYDHKAHCHVALKMVRNEKRFHRQAAEEIRILEHLRKQDKDSTMNVIHMLENFTFRNHICMTFELLSMNLYELIKKNKFQGFSLPLVRKFAHSILQCLDSLHKNRIIHCDLKPENILLKQQGRSGIKVIDFGSSCYEHQRVYTYIQSRFYRAPEVILGSRYGMPIDMWSLGCILAELLTGYPLLPGEDEGDQLACVIELLGMPSQKLLDSSKRAKNFVSSKGYPRYCTVTTLPDGSTVLNGGRSRRGKLRGPPGSKEWATALKGCDDPLFLDFLKQCLEWDPVLRMTPSQALRHPWLRRRLPKPPTGDKTLVKRITDGGSGAITSISKLPPTSGSATKIRTNVAQMTDANGNIQQRTVLPKLVS, translated from the exons ATGCCGTATTTTCAAG GCAAAGGGGGTGAGATCTGCCAGTTACAGTCTTCCCCCGGAATCGGTGTCGGGGGTCTCCGGGCCGGAGCTGCAATAGACCCGCCATCGCCCGTCACACTACCGCCCCTCAGGAATTTCAACTCGCTCACG GTGGGAGGCAACAAACACACCATGAATGACCACACACACGTGGGGAGTCACCCGCAGATCCACGTCCAGCAACTCTTTGAGGAGAACTGCAACAAACGGACCGTGTTGACCGCACAGTCCAACGGGTTGACACCCGGGGGCCGGCCCGGGCTACCATTACCGGAACGACAGCAGCCTGACACCACCGCCACGGCCCAGTGCCGGCAGGGCAGCTCGGCGTCACTCAAGTCCACTGACAGCAAGCCCAAGCCGGCCCCAATGACACCGGAACAGGCCATGAAGCAGTTCATGGCAAAGCTGACAGCCTTCGAGCACCACGAGATTTTCAGCTACCCAGAGATCTACTTCACGGGCCCCAACGCCAAGAAGAGGCCGGGGGTGATCGGGGGTTCTAATAATGGAGGTTACGATGACGACCAGGGTTCCTACATCCACGTTCCCCACGACCACATCTCCTACCGCTATGAAGTGCTCAAGGTGATCGGTAAGGGCAGCTTTGGCCAGGTGGTGAAGGCCTATGACCACAAGGCCCACTGCCACGTGGCACTGAAGATGGTGAGGAACGAGAAGAGGTTCCACCGCCAGGCGGCTGAGGAGATCCGGATATTGGAGCACCTGAGGAAGCAGGACAAGGACTCGACAATGAACGTGATCCACATGCTGGAGAACTTCACATTCCGTAACCACATCTGTATGACCTTTGAGCTCCTCAGCATGAACCTCTATgagctaataaaaaaaaataagttccAGGGCTTCAGCTTGCCGCTAGTAAGGAAGTTCGCTCACTCGATCCTGCAGTGTCTGGACTCGCTGCACAAAAACCGGATCATCCATTGCGACCTGAAGCCGGAGAATATCTTGCTGAAGCAGCAGGGACGCAGCGGCATCAAGGTCATTGACTTCGGCTCCAGCTGCTACGAGCACCAGCGGGTGTACACCTACATACAGTCTCGTTTCTACAGAGCACCCGAGGTGATCCTGGGCTCGCGCTACGGGATGCCTATCGACATGTGGAGCCTGGGTTGTATCTTAGCAGAGTTACTCACAGGGTACCCTCTCTTGCCAGGCGAGGATGAAGGGGACCAGCTGGCCTGCGTCATCGAACTTTTGGGTATGCCCTCGCAGAAGCTCCTGGACTCTTCCAAGAGAGCCAAAAACTTTGTGAGCTCCAAGGGGTACCCCCGGTACTGCACGGTGACCACCCTGCCGGACGGCTCAACGGTGCTGAACGGGGGTCGCTCCCGCCGGGGAAAGTTGAGGGGACCTCCGGGAAGCAAGGAGTGGGCGACGGCCCTGAAGGGCTGCGACGACCCCCTGTTCCTGGACTTCCTCAAGCAGTGTCTGGAATGGGACCCGGTCCTGCGCATGACGCCCAGCCAGGCCCTCAGACACCCCTGGCTCAGGAGGCGCTTGCCCAAACCTCCTACGGGGGACAAAACTCTGGTGAAGCGAATCACGGACGGGGGCTCCGGTGCTATCACGTCAATCTCGAAATTACCTCCCACCTCAGGCTCCGCTACCAAGATAAGGACTAACGTGGCACAAATGACGGACGCTAACGGGAATATCCAACAGAGGACAGTCTTGCCAAAACTAGTCAGTTGA
- the dyrk2 gene encoding dual specificity tyrosine-phosphorylation-regulated kinase 2 isoform X1 gives MLAKKPCAAVYPTGKGGEICQLQSSPGIGVGGLRAGAAIDPPSPVTLPPLRNFNSLTVGGNKHTMNDHTHVGSHPQIHVQQLFEENCNKRTVLTAQSNGLTPGGRPGLPLPERQQPDTTATAQCRQGSSASLKSTDSKPKPAPMTPEQAMKQFMAKLTAFEHHEIFSYPEIYFTGPNAKKRPGVIGGSNNGGYDDDQGSYIHVPHDHISYRYEVLKVIGKGSFGQVVKAYDHKAHCHVALKMVRNEKRFHRQAAEEIRILEHLRKQDKDSTMNVIHMLENFTFRNHICMTFELLSMNLYELIKKNKFQGFSLPLVRKFAHSILQCLDSLHKNRIIHCDLKPENILLKQQGRSGIKVIDFGSSCYEHQRVYTYIQSRFYRAPEVILGSRYGMPIDMWSLGCILAELLTGYPLLPGEDEGDQLACVIELLGMPSQKLLDSSKRAKNFVSSKGYPRYCTVTTLPDGSTVLNGGRSRRGKLRGPPGSKEWATALKGCDDPLFLDFLKQCLEWDPVLRMTPSQALRHPWLRRRLPKPPTGDKTLVKRITDGGSGAITSISKLPPTSGSATKIRTNVAQMTDANGNIQQRTVLPKLVS, from the exons ATGTTAGCCAAGAAGCCCTGCGCTGCTGTCTACCCAACTG GCAAAGGGGGTGAGATCTGCCAGTTACAGTCTTCCCCCGGAATCGGTGTCGGGGGTCTCCGGGCCGGAGCTGCAATAGACCCGCCATCGCCCGTCACACTACCGCCCCTCAGGAATTTCAACTCGCTCACG GTGGGAGGCAACAAACACACCATGAATGACCACACACACGTGGGGAGTCACCCGCAGATCCACGTCCAGCAACTCTTTGAGGAGAACTGCAACAAACGGACCGTGTTGACCGCACAGTCCAACGGGTTGACACCCGGGGGCCGGCCCGGGCTACCATTACCGGAACGACAGCAGCCTGACACCACCGCCACGGCCCAGTGCCGGCAGGGCAGCTCGGCGTCACTCAAGTCCACTGACAGCAAGCCCAAGCCGGCCCCAATGACACCGGAACAGGCCATGAAGCAGTTCATGGCAAAGCTGACAGCCTTCGAGCACCACGAGATTTTCAGCTACCCAGAGATCTACTTCACGGGCCCCAACGCCAAGAAGAGGCCGGGGGTGATCGGGGGTTCTAATAATGGAGGTTACGATGACGACCAGGGTTCCTACATCCACGTTCCCCACGACCACATCTCCTACCGCTATGAAGTGCTCAAGGTGATCGGTAAGGGCAGCTTTGGCCAGGTGGTGAAGGCCTATGACCACAAGGCCCACTGCCACGTGGCACTGAAGATGGTGAGGAACGAGAAGAGGTTCCACCGCCAGGCGGCTGAGGAGATCCGGATATTGGAGCACCTGAGGAAGCAGGACAAGGACTCGACAATGAACGTGATCCACATGCTGGAGAACTTCACATTCCGTAACCACATCTGTATGACCTTTGAGCTCCTCAGCATGAACCTCTATgagctaataaaaaaaaataagttccAGGGCTTCAGCTTGCCGCTAGTAAGGAAGTTCGCTCACTCGATCCTGCAGTGTCTGGACTCGCTGCACAAAAACCGGATCATCCATTGCGACCTGAAGCCGGAGAATATCTTGCTGAAGCAGCAGGGACGCAGCGGCATCAAGGTCATTGACTTCGGCTCCAGCTGCTACGAGCACCAGCGGGTGTACACCTACATACAGTCTCGTTTCTACAGAGCACCCGAGGTGATCCTGGGCTCGCGCTACGGGATGCCTATCGACATGTGGAGCCTGGGTTGTATCTTAGCAGAGTTACTCACAGGGTACCCTCTCTTGCCAGGCGAGGATGAAGGGGACCAGCTGGCCTGCGTCATCGAACTTTTGGGTATGCCCTCGCAGAAGCTCCTGGACTCTTCCAAGAGAGCCAAAAACTTTGTGAGCTCCAAGGGGTACCCCCGGTACTGCACGGTGACCACCCTGCCGGACGGCTCAACGGTGCTGAACGGGGGTCGCTCCCGCCGGGGAAAGTTGAGGGGACCTCCGGGAAGCAAGGAGTGGGCGACGGCCCTGAAGGGCTGCGACGACCCCCTGTTCCTGGACTTCCTCAAGCAGTGTCTGGAATGGGACCCGGTCCTGCGCATGACGCCCAGCCAGGCCCTCAGACACCCCTGGCTCAGGAGGCGCTTGCCCAAACCTCCTACGGGGGACAAAACTCTGGTGAAGCGAATCACGGACGGGGGCTCCGGTGCTATCACGTCAATCTCGAAATTACCTCCCACCTCAGGCTCCGCTACCAAGATAAGGACTAACGTGGCACAAATGACGGACGCTAACGGGAATATCCAACAGAGGACAGTCTTGCCAAAACTAGTCAGTTGA